The following proteins come from a genomic window of Candidatus Thiodiazotropha sp. CDECU1:
- the hrpB gene encoding ATP-dependent helicase HrpB has translation MSDLPVSQIMSALDNALATSGSAVLCAPPGSGKTTLVPLQLLQAAWLDGQTILLLEPRRLAARMAAARMAQLLGEAVGEQVGYSIRLERKVSPRTRVEVVTEGILTRRLQHDPQLQGIGLLIFDEFHERNLHSDVALALALDAQQGLREDLRLLVMSATLDTDRISALLNAAPVITAEGRQYPVTHHYLGLQLEKRRIAQQVSQAVTRIWHQEPGDILVFLPGVAEIRRVQALISSHFAESELPPLITPLYGDLPKAEQDLALLPDKHKRRRIVLTTSIAETSLTIEGVSAVVDSGWSRLPRFIPAIGMTRLETVTVSKAAANQRAGRAGRLGPGNCYRLWAPHYQDQLPEHHPAEILQADLTPLALELAAWGVADPKDLRWLDAPSHAAYNQACNLLQRLGAMDARRLLTPTGKSMARLPAHPRLAHILVNANQGDRRLACDLAALLSERDIVQRQRENQPGADLEQRLHLLSAWRNRARGGDVKGIDTNACKRVDRISRDWHRRMQHQDAGAYPSDLSMAQLLALAYPDRLGQRTGHGRFRLSNGRAALLHDTDPLAAQDFLVVAELDAGEIQGRVRLAAAITEAEIRQLPDMQIEATSSVVWDKREQRVKAFAEERVGAVVLDYRPLVDPDPELVVSAMLEGLSEMGLAVLPWSKQLRQWQLRVCWLGSQLDDSGWPDLSDEWLAAHLQDWLEPWLSGINSREQLQRLDLRGILQARLDWQQQQQLERDAPSHLKVPSGSRIPLRYTIQAAPILPVRLQEMFGLADTPRVCAGRVPVMLHLLSPAQRPMQITDDLAGFWERTYPEVKKELKGRYPKHYWPDDPMHAVATARAKPRKS, from the coding sequence GTGTCTGATCTACCAGTCAGCCAAATCATGTCTGCGCTGGATAATGCGCTGGCGACTAGCGGTAGTGCTGTGTTGTGTGCACCACCCGGTTCGGGCAAGACTACCCTGGTTCCTCTGCAGTTGTTACAGGCCGCCTGGTTGGACGGCCAAACCATTCTATTGCTCGAACCTCGCCGCCTGGCCGCCAGGATGGCGGCGGCCCGCATGGCCCAATTGTTAGGTGAGGCTGTCGGAGAACAGGTAGGGTACTCCATACGCCTGGAAAGAAAGGTCTCTCCAAGGACCCGTGTCGAAGTGGTGACCGAGGGCATCTTGACCCGCCGATTGCAGCACGATCCTCAACTGCAAGGGATCGGTCTGTTGATCTTCGACGAGTTCCATGAACGCAACCTGCATAGCGATGTGGCCTTGGCCCTGGCGCTCGATGCCCAACAGGGCCTGCGTGAGGATCTGCGTCTGCTGGTGATGTCGGCAACCCTCGACACCGATCGAATCTCCGCTCTGTTGAATGCTGCGCCCGTTATCACCGCCGAAGGCCGACAATATCCTGTAACCCATCACTATCTTGGGTTGCAGCTTGAGAAAAGGAGAATCGCACAGCAGGTTTCGCAGGCTGTCACCAGGATCTGGCATCAGGAGCCGGGTGATATCCTGGTCTTTCTCCCCGGCGTGGCCGAGATCAGACGAGTGCAGGCATTGATCTCGAGCCACTTTGCCGAGTCTGAGCTGCCACCCTTGATCACACCCTTGTATGGAGATCTGCCTAAGGCGGAGCAGGATCTTGCGTTGCTCCCCGATAAGCACAAGAGACGCCGTATCGTACTCACCACATCCATTGCCGAGACAAGTCTGACTATCGAAGGGGTGAGTGCCGTGGTCGACTCCGGTTGGTCACGGCTACCAAGATTTATACCAGCAATCGGAATGACCCGCCTGGAGACAGTGACGGTTTCAAAGGCTGCCGCCAATCAACGCGCCGGGAGGGCGGGTCGCCTTGGCCCGGGTAACTGTTATCGCTTATGGGCCCCACACTACCAGGATCAATTACCGGAACATCATCCGGCGGAGATCCTGCAGGCCGACCTGACTCCCCTGGCATTGGAACTCGCTGCCTGGGGTGTGGCCGATCCCAAGGATCTGCGCTGGTTGGATGCACCGTCTCATGCCGCCTACAATCAGGCCTGCAATCTGTTGCAACGTCTCGGCGCAATGGATGCGCGGCGTCTGCTTACGCCAACAGGAAAAAGCATGGCCAGGCTGCCCGCCCATCCACGCCTGGCGCATATCCTGGTCAACGCTAATCAGGGCGATCGTCGACTCGCCTGTGACCTGGCGGCACTCTTGAGTGAGCGGGATATCGTGCAGCGCCAGCGGGAGAACCAGCCGGGAGCAGACCTGGAACAGCGTCTACATCTTCTTTCAGCTTGGCGAAATCGAGCGCGTGGAGGCGATGTCAAAGGAATCGATACGAATGCCTGTAAAAGAGTCGATAGGATCAGCAGGGATTGGCACCGGCGCATGCAACACCAGGATGCAGGCGCTTACCCTTCCGATCTGTCTATGGCGCAGCTCCTCGCCCTGGCCTATCCCGATCGGTTAGGGCAAAGGACTGGACATGGCCGCTTTCGTCTCTCCAATGGCCGTGCAGCACTACTGCATGATACGGATCCTTTGGCGGCACAGGATTTCCTGGTTGTCGCAGAACTGGATGCCGGCGAGATCCAAGGTCGGGTGCGATTGGCGGCCGCAATCACTGAAGCGGAGATTCGTCAGCTTCCCGATATGCAAATCGAAGCCACATCGTCGGTTGTTTGGGATAAGCGGGAGCAGCGGGTGAAGGCGTTTGCTGAAGAACGGGTTGGCGCGGTGGTCCTGGATTACCGTCCCCTCGTCGATCCCGATCCTGAACTGGTCGTCAGTGCCATGCTGGAGGGTCTCTCCGAGATGGGATTGGCTGTACTACCCTGGAGTAAACAGCTTCGTCAATGGCAGCTGCGGGTATGCTGGCTTGGAAGTCAACTCGATGATTCTGGTTGGCCCGATCTCTCCGATGAGTGGTTGGCGGCACATCTCCAAGACTGGCTGGAGCCTTGGCTGTCCGGGATCAACAGCCGAGAGCAGCTGCAGCGTCTCGATCTGCGCGGGATACTTCAGGCGAGACTCGATTGGCAACAACAACAGCAATTGGAGCGTGATGCCCCCAGTCACCTTAAGGTACCCAGCGGTTCCAGGATCCCGCTCCGCTACACCATACAGGCGGCTCCGATCCTCCCGGTCAGATTGCAGGAGATGTTCGGTTTGGCTGATACACCCAGAGTCTGTGCCGGCAGGGTGCCAGTCATGCTGCACCTGCTCTCCCCGGCGCAACGGCCGATGCAGATAACCGATGATCTGGCAGGATTCTGGGAGAGAACCTATCCAGAGGTGAAAAAAGAGTTAAAGGGGCGCTATCCCAAACACTATTGGCCGGACGATCCCATGCACGCTGTAGCAACCGCCAGGGCTAAGCCAAGAAAATCATGA
- a CDS encoding GNAT family N-acetyltransferase, with protein sequence MDLVSSHHIEKNDWPTSASELQSPTYAHEWFSACIKAFRDDIAINFLATTKHDHVNAIAPLYAITKKGIIWYEIIGVSKLNEPGGLIYADKESLIQLCKSIIKKGRPTHLGRLPAGDLSIEVFEKLAAKHGIIFKIPNTGSPFIEINSNWDDYLLKLPSRRKQDFRRARRRLSDQGEVYVDFYYPDQTDLNRLLDKAFGIEQANWKGRNNSAINCRPDLKRFFTIYCRYLSQTRKLVISALLLNGAMIAVQLMVQHSNRWWVLKIGYDERWAKYSPGIQLMFETIKEAFNRKLDAFELLGTEEQWINIWPHKTHQFTSIVYFPFNLRGVGALIEEAGSKYLSPLMSNPFIKKNPV encoded by the coding sequence ATGGATCTAGTCTCCAGTCACCATATCGAAAAAAATGACTGGCCCACCAGCGCAAGCGAGCTTCAGTCACCCACCTATGCGCATGAGTGGTTTTCGGCATGCATAAAAGCATTCCGTGATGACATTGCAATTAATTTTCTCGCAACAACAAAGCATGATCATGTAAACGCGATTGCCCCTTTGTACGCTATAACAAAAAAGGGAATAATCTGGTATGAAATCATTGGCGTATCTAAACTCAATGAACCAGGTGGGCTGATTTACGCGGACAAGGAATCTCTGATTCAGCTATGTAAATCGATAATTAAAAAAGGAAGACCCACACATCTAGGCCGATTACCCGCTGGCGATCTCTCTATCGAAGTATTTGAGAAATTGGCTGCAAAGCATGGGATAATCTTCAAAATTCCTAATACCGGATCCCCGTTTATAGAAATAAATTCTAACTGGGATGACTACTTACTGAAACTACCCTCCCGGCGAAAACAGGATTTCCGACGTGCCCGCAGACGTCTATCCGACCAGGGGGAAGTGTACGTTGATTTTTACTACCCCGATCAAACTGACCTGAACCGGCTTCTCGACAAGGCCTTCGGAATAGAGCAAGCCAACTGGAAGGGCCGGAATAACAGCGCTATAAATTGCCGACCTGACTTGAAGCGATTTTTCACCATTTACTGCAGGTACCTGAGCCAGACGAGGAAACTCGTCATCAGTGCACTCCTGTTAAACGGAGCGATGATAGCGGTGCAGTTGATGGTTCAACATTCAAATCGCTGGTGGGTACTGAAAATCGGTTATGACGAACGCTGGGCAAAATACTCCCCGGGAATACAGCTCATGTTTGAAACCATCAAGGAGGCCTTTAATCGCAAACTCGATGCATTTGAACTACTTGGCACGGAGGAACAGTGGATTAATATCTGGCCCCATAAAACCCATCAATTCACGAGTATCGTCTATTTTCCGTTTAATCTGCGCGGTGTTGGTGCGCTGATTGAGGAAGCCGGTTCTAAGTATCTATCTCCCCTAATGAGCAACCCTTTTATAAAGAAAAACCCAGTGTGA